Genomic DNA from Canis lupus dingo isolate Sandy chromosome 32, ASM325472v2, whole genome shotgun sequence:
tatatctcCCTAATGATTactaatgttgagcatttttccatgtgcATTTTTGGCCCTTTACATATCATCTTCAGAGAAGTGTCTTCTTGATTCTTTTGCCCAGTTTTATTGATCTCTTTGACCTTCTGATGTTTATTTATATGTTCCGGATACTGCATTTTGTCAggtatatgatttgaaaatattttcttcatcctGTAGGTTGTACAGAGTTTCTTGAtgatgtcctttgatgcacaaaaaaattttaattgtgatgAAGTCTAGTTTATTTATcttctcagtttatttatttttttcttctgctgctcaTATTTTGGGTGTCATTATCTAAGAATCTTTCACCAGATTTAAGGCCATGAAGATTTTacctgtatgttttcttctaagaatttaatGGCTCTAGCTCTTATATTTGCATCATTAATTCATTGTGAGCTACTTTTTGTATGTGGTGTCAGGTAGGAGTCCTGTTTACtactgtttattctttttcttttttttttttttttttccttcctaggaACCCTTGGAAGCAAGGGACTGCACATTTTTAACCTGACTTCTCTAACCAAGTCTGAAAACATTTTATCTGCCACACTGTATTTCTATGTTGGGGAGCTAATAAACATCAGCCTGAGTTGTCCAGAGTCCCGAGGATGCTCACATCATGCTCAGAGGAAACACATGCAGATtgatctctctgtgtctatcctTAAATCTGACAGAAACCAAAGTCAACTCTTCGGTCATCTTTCAGTAGATGTAGCCAAATCTCATCGAGACTTTGGATCCTGGCTGTCTAAAGACATCACTCAACTCCTGAGGAAGGCCAAGGAAAATGAGGAGTTCCTCATAGGATTTAATATTACCTCCAAAGGGCACCAGCTGCCAAAGAAGAGGTTACCCTTCCCCGAGCCTTATATCTTAGTGTATGCCAATGATGCTGCCATTTCTGAGCCAGAGAGCGTGGTGTCAAGCCTACAAGGGCACCGGAATTTCGCCACTGGAACTATGCCTAAACTGGCTAGCCATATCAGGGCTGCCCTTTCTATTGAACGCAGGAAGAAGCGCTCTGCTGGAGTCCTGCTGCCTCTGCAGAACAATGAGCTTCCTGGGGCAGAGTATCAGTACAGGGAGGATGGGGTATGGGAGGAGAAAAAGCCTTATAAGACCCTTCAGACTCAGGCCCCTGAGaagactaaaaacaaaaagaaacagagaaagggacTTCACCAAAAGAGCCAGACGCTCCAGTTTGATGAACAGACCCTAAAAAAGGCCAGAAGAAAGCAATGGATTGAGCCTCGGAATTGTGCCAGGCGATATCTTAAAGTGGACTTCGCAGATATTGGCTGGAGTGAATGGATTATCTCCCCCAAGTCCTTTGATGCCTATTATTGCTCTGGAGCATGCCAGTTCCCCATGCCAAAGGTAGCCATTGTTCTCTGTCCTATTCTTCCTACTTGCATAGAGTAGAAAGACGCACTGACTGtgtattttcatttacaaaatccATCTGGACACTTATTTATTGCCTTCTAATGTGCACTAGGCAATAATGGTTACACTTGGTTTTTCTTTAATGGCTTGTTAACATAATATGAAGTCAGTATTGATATGAAGAAGGATATGAGAAAAAATGTATGTGTGAAATACGTTTTCTGTGTTGCTTCCAAACACAGTGCGTATTCAGCGATGTGGTCTGTTCAGCTATGTGTGAATCTATGCCTGCCTACCTTAAGCAGGCCCCAAAGGACAGAAGGTGATTTTGGAGGGAACAGTCAGAGAATGACTTGATGTCAtgggaaaagggaaggggaaggcttAATTGGATTGATGCCCGTGCAGAATATATTTTGATGAATAGTCTCTCATGAGATGGCCCCGGACCCAGCAGGGTCAGGATCAGGGCTGGGCCAGGTAAACTTGCCCATGAAATCCACCAGTTGCTTATTTCATTTGCTTCCCTAATAAACATCAAAAAGGAAGGTAAAATAGGATATGCTGACTCTATaaatttcttcaaaaacttaCTCCAACTAGTCAGAGCTTACCTGTGTCTCTTTCAAAATCAACAGAAACTGTACTTTATCATATCAGTACTCAGTATCCTGAAGAATATACTCTCAGAAGCTTCCCCCATCCCACCTCTGCCTTGCACGGCAAATCCAAGTGACTCTATTCTCTTTCAATTCAAAGTTAGTAAAATACAGTGATATCCCCTGACCTTCAGTTAAGCTTATCTCCGAAATACTATTCTTAGCTTACAACAGTGTGCATCTCTGCCATACAATAAAATGGGCTGTAGGAATAGAATTGGGAGAAAGAATAGAGTTCggtactttttgttctttttctcaaaacTTGAAATGAATCCACTTTTGCTTCTctagaagaatgaagaaaaaaatctttgcctcCAAGAGTGAGCAACTTCTGCTTATAACTCTTTAAAGTTTCGTGTTCATGTCCTAGTCCAATGATCATTGGGATGTTAAATAGAACACGTGCACAAAAGTCAGACTGAACAAGGCCAGGTCAGCCTCAGCGCAAGGGACTTAACTGAAATCCCCATTGTCTTATCAGAATGTCTCAGAAGGACAAGATTTCTATAGCGTCGAAGACTTGTCTTTCCCAAGAATTGCTGTCCATTCCATGTTGTGTAAATCTAAACACTAAGTACATTTACTGTGATATAAACAGTCTTATCTTGTCTAAATATTCATAAAGGGTCCATCACAGATCAAACAAAACTTGTCCCAACTAGGATAGCATTTAAACACACACCACAAAGATGCAGATTGTAACAGCGATGGGTTTCATTGCGTGGGTTGCTTTGTGGCCTGGAGAggcaaaatgaattcaaaatctTCCTCTAAACTCAGGATGAGTGATTTTAAGTGGGGCTGTGAGTTTTCCAAATGATCTCTCATGCTCATAAACTGTAACTTCTTCCATGTAGCCTGGGGAAGATGTTTTCCTTCCCAACTCCAGGCGTTAGGACCTAGGGAGCCATGGCAATGAGATGCTGCTGAGTGAGCTTTCAACTTCTCCACCTGGAGACCTGGTCTGGTCTCCACTCCACTCCAATTACCCCACCTTGATCCTCCCATCTCCTGTTGGTTACACTTGCTTTGACTGTTCAGAATCCTACAGTTCTTCTGTAGATCCTCATGATGGTTCTCCATGATccaaagaataattatttaaaacctTATGAGGGATAAGTTAAAAATAACAGAGATATGTTCAGGGAGAGAAGTGTGTTAGTGCAACAGAATGATGAAATGTATGTGCTCATGGCTGGGCTTCTTAACTTTCATGTGGCTACGGATTATCTGGGGATATGGAGGTTCTGATCCAGTGGCTCTGGGCATAGAGCCTAAGATTCTATGTATCTAGTATAGCTCCCAGGTGTTGCTGATGCCACCAGTCCACAAAGCCCATTTTGAGTAGCACCATTGAGAGTTAAATCCTTTTGGCTCAAATCTTGGTTCTACTCTTACCAGCTATGGCTTTTGGGAGAAGTGACTCTTActgtatacagttgacccttgaataatgtgGGGGTTGGGTCACTGATGCCCTGCACTGTCAGAAATCCATAGAGAACTTTTGATTCAAAACTTAaccaatagcctactgttgattgGAAACCCCATTGATGACATAAATAGTAGATTAAACATGTGTTTTCTATGTTGTGTGTACTCTATACTATATTCCTAACAATAAAGTGAGCTAGAAAGAATGTCTAGAAATtcataagggagagaaaatacatttacagtagtgtatttataaaaaaaaaaaaatcacatgttaGTGGACCCGTGCAGTTCAAACACATGTTGGGTAAAGAGCAACTGTAtgttagttttctcatctttgagTTGGGCACAATAGTACCTTAAAAAACCCAACAGTATCTATATGAGAACAACAGTGGGGAAATAAAACGGTAGGATTCCttgcacatagcaggtgctcaataaatatttgctactgatattattattaaaagtcaTTGCTGAGACTGACAAGAACAGAAAATCAAATACAGGGGCCTGAAGAAAGATCAAATAGGGGAAGGGATCAAGAGAATAAAAGATGTAAGACAagaagaagtttt
This window encodes:
- the BMP3 gene encoding bone morphogenetic protein 3 gives rise to the protein MAGARGLLWLWLGCFCGSLARAERPKPGLPQLHGAGSGDRAAGGGSGPVLRPLDKVSEHMLRLYDRYSGGGGARAERARGASERGSQPARPQPLREGNTVRSFRGGAAGTLGSKGLHIFNLTSLTKSENILSATLYFYVGELINISLSCPESRGCSHHAQRKHMQIDLSVSILKSDRNQSQLFGHLSVDVAKSHRDFGSWLSKDITQLLRKAKENEEFLIGFNITSKGHQLPKKRLPFPEPYILVYANDAAISEPESVVSSLQGHRNFATGTMPKLASHIRAALSIERRKKRSAGVLLPLQNNELPGAEYQYREDGVWEEKKPYKTLQTQAPEKTKNKKKQRKGLHQKSQTLQFDEQTLKKARRKQWIEPRNCARRYLKVDFADIGWSEWIISPKSFDAYYCSGACQFPMPKSLKPSNHATIQSIVRAVGVVPGIPEPCCVPEKMSSLSILFFDENKNVVLKVYPNMTVESCACR